Part of the Woronichinia naegeliana WA131 genome, GAACGTTGCTTCTCGGCTAAAGGCTGGACGGAGATTATTGAGGATTTGCTCTAGTCGCTGACATAGTTGCATAATTGATAGATAGCACTGGCTATCGATTTTCTTATATCAGCCAGTTTCGGACATAACGGCACTCTTTTGTATCGGATGTCCGATTTTCTTTTCTCCACTTACACGCCTCGAGAACTTCCCACTGTCCAGATAGGAATATTGAATGATGCCAGAGAAAAAACAGAAAAAATAATAGATAAGCTGTATGAAGAAATAAAAGAGAAAAGGAAAGAAAAGCCGAGGACTTATAGGGAAGTGGCAAGAAAAGAGTACTTAGCCATAGCAAAAAAACGTCGTGTGTCAAAAAAAGAAAGAAGAAAAGGAACAAAAAAACAACTAGGATATATAAAAAGAAACTTGTCTCATATAGAAAAAATGATAGAAGAGGGAGCAAAGTTAGAAAAACTAACGAAAAAAGAGCAAGAAGAGCTTGTAACGATAGGAAAAGTGTATGAGCAACAGTTAGAAATGTATGAAAAAAAGACAAATAAAGTAGAAAACAGAATTGTGAGTGTAAGCCAACCTCACGTGCGTCCAATAGTGCGTGGAAAAGCGGGAAAAGCAGTAGAGTTTGGAGCTAAAATATCAGCAAGTAATGTGAATGGCTTTGTCTTCTTAGACAAATTAAGTTGGGATAATTAGGGCTTGCTGAAAAAGTCAAAAAACGAAAGAAATGTGGGTTAGGGAAGTATGGACTGAAAAAGCATAGATAACTTATCCTTATGGAAACAAATCAAAATACAGATTTTGTTTAATCTATTGTTCCTTTCTGTCTAAAAAGGTCAACACAAATCACTCCTCACAAAAGAGAGGAAAATTAACACCATTTTTCACAAGAAAAACGACTCTACAACTTTTTACTTTTTGTCTTCTGAAGTAGAGTAGAAAGATTCATTACCAAAAAGTTCATCGCAATTACCGTTTCCGAGGTCTCAGGTAGTTTGGCCATCACTCGACCAAGACTAAATTTCCTCTTTCCCTGTCCGAATTTACCCTCAATGGCATTACGCACTCTTTCATCTGAGCGTGCCTCTTTCTTTTTTTCTTTGCTCACCTCTTTCGGCGGTCTTCCCAATCGGGGACCACTCATTCTTATATCCCTTTCTTTACAATAAGCTCGATTCGCTTTTGTTCGATAGATTTTATCCACATGAACCGATTCCGGATAACATCCTGTTTCCCTTTTATATTCTTCTATTCGCGCTTGTAAATCTCCCGATTCGTTGTAATTATCCCAACTTAATTTGTCTAAGAAGACAAAGCCATTCACATTACTTGCCGATATTTTAGCTCCAAACTCTACTGCTTTTCCCGCTTTTCCACGCACTATTGGACGCACGTGAGGTTGGCTTACACTCACAATTCTGTTTTCTACTTTATTTGTCTTTTTTTCATACATTTCTAACTGTTGCTCATACACTTTTCCTATCGTTACAAGCTCTTCTTGCTCTTTTTTCGTTAGTTTTTCTAACTTTGCTCCCTCTTCTATCATTTTTTCTATATGAGACAAGTTTCTTTTTATATATCCTAGTTGTTTTTTTGTTCCTTTTCTTCTTTCTTTTTTTGACACACGACGTTTTTTTGCTATGGCTAAGTACTCTTTTCTTGCCACTTCCCTATAAGTCCTCGGCTTTTCTTTCCTTTTCTCTTTTATTTCTTCATACAGCTTATCTATTATTTTTTCTGTTTTTTCTCTGGCATCATTCAATATTCCTATATCCGTTGGATATTTTATATCTGCTGGTGTACAAGTCGCATCTAACAATAACTTTCCTTCATTTTCTTTTTTTTCTGACGCTACACCCGTCGCTTTTTTTTCTATTTCTTTATTAATTTTATTTATTAATTCCATTCCTATTTTTTTACGAAAATGAACCATCATTGACGCATTAAATGCTTCTTTGCTACTATAGCTTTCCATTCCTATAAAGTACTGTAAATAAGGGTTCTCTTTTATTTGTTCTACTGTTTCTCTGTCACTTTTTCCTGAAATTTCTTTGATAATTAATGCTCCTAATGCCATTCTAAATGATTTGGCTGGGGCTCCTTTTTTTTCTGTGAAGTTTTTTGCATATTCTTCCTCATATTCTTCCCAGGGAATCATTTTTGACATTTCTATCCAACGATTTTCTTCGTCTAACTGCCCGCCGAACAGATTTTTCAAGTTTTCTGGTGTTTCAATTGAGTACTGTTGCTTTCGGTACATCTGCTTTCTCTCTTCTTAATGCAATGGTTTTGAGGCATTCTACCCTATTTTCGTGCATTCTAGCGGTTCTTAATTCGCCTACTATTTTTCTCCGTAAAGGTTTCAGCTTTTTTCAGCAAGCCCTAATTACAACGAATCGGGAGATTTACAAGCGCGAATAGAAGAATATAAAAGGGAAACAGGATGTTATCCGGAATCGGTTCATGTGGATAAAATCTATCGAACAAAAGCGAATCGAGCTTATTGTAAAGAAAGGGATATAAGAATGAGTGGTCCCCGATTGGGAAGACCGCCGAAAGAGGTGAGCAAAGAAAAAAAGAAAGAGGCACGCTCAGATGAAAGAGTGCGTAATGCCATTGAGGGTAAATTCGGACAGGGAAAGAGGAAATTTAGTCGGGTGCATCCCACTTAAGATAATACATTGACACTCAAAAGAGGAGAGTGATTGAGATAAGCACATCGTAGCCGAAGAATACGAGAAACATTATGAAGATGCCAACGTGCTCCCGACAATTTAACCCTAGCTCCCACCTGTTTAATCTTAGACTCCACATCACGGCACTGGTATCGTCTAGCTAGAAGCTACAAACGTTGCAATACGAGAGGTTCAAGAAATCAGGCGAATTTGGAGTAAGTCCTCCCAAGTTAACCCCTTTTCAATTATACCGAGAGCTACAGCAGGAACTTCTCTAGTCGTAAAATGGCTGCGAACAAAGTTATGAACCATCCAGAAAATATCTAGGACTCGCTGTAATCCCACAACAGATTTAGCATAAGTATTTGTACGACGACAAAAGGCGGCTAAATAGCGTCGGATAGCACTATTAAATGCCTCAACGTGGTTGGCATGGACGTCCTTTTCTTCTGGTTTTTCTGTTGTCTCTGGATGTTCTGGTTTCGGAGTTTCTACTTTCTTTAGTTTACCCTCAGAATCTCGACGTTTACTACTCTTATTTTTTAGTCTTACTACAAGACCCTTCGGTAATACTTTGGTGGGACGACCTCGCTTTCCAGTCCTTAATACTTCGTGACAAATATTAAATAGCAGTTGACTATATCGCTTTTCTCCATCTGTAAATAACTGGAGAGATTCTGCACTCCTTTCAAATAATTCCGCTACCGTCATCATTGCTTCTAGAAATAATTTCTGCTCTTTTCGACCACATTTTAAATGCCAAATAAAGCGGCTAGCCCTGTCCATGAGCACGATTGTCCACCCCTCAGAGGCACTTGCTTCTTTATTTTTTCCAACTTTTGTGTATAGTTCATCCCCTTCTATTACTAATTTAACAAATTCATTCACTAAGGCGTATAAAAATAATGTCTCTTGTAATCCTGATAATTTCTTTTCCCAATTCAATATTGTTGTTTTCGCGTAGCCGAATGCTCGGGCTGCTGCATTTAATCCTATTCCTTCCATTCTGGCTTTTAATACTTTTACAATTTCACTTAATGGGGTTTCTACGCCAGCGATTACGCTACCATAAGTCTCAGCAAAACAAGAACTACATTCTTGACAAATGAACATTTTACGTTCCCCGTTACCTTTCGTTTGATAATGAGAATGTATTTTTACGTTTTCACTATAGCAATGAGGACAGTTGTCCTTGAATAAGGCATCCTCTTTCTCTTGGCACAAGCCAACATCATTCAGGATTTTCATAGAGCTTTTCTTTAATATTGACATTGTTTTCTGTTTCCTTCTTCTTTGATATAATGACAATAATAATATAATAAAAACGGGCCGATGTCTAGTCTTAAACTATTTTTCTATTTTCTCAAAGCCTTACACCATAACTTTTTCCAACTTTGATCAGACGATACCAGTTCCCACATCACCAGAACCAATCACAATACCAAGCTGTTGATAGTATTGGTAATCAGGGATACGCTGATAATGCTTCGTCAAATAGGCTTGAAAATTCTTTGCCCTCTTGCTTTTGACTCCATCAAACGCATCTATTGCCTTGTTCACAAAACCCCGCCACAGTAAATGCTCCACTGCTTCTAGCCGTTTGAGAGAGCCACCCACTTTGAACAGATTCTCCTTGAGATGATACCAATCCAACACCTCTCGTCGTATCAGCCACGATGGGTGTGACCTTTAGTTGATGAAGGAAAAGAAAAGTGTTAACATGAGATGAAAAGTGACAAAGAGGAAACAATGATGACAGCAAAACTAATTAATGTAGAGGGTTCAAAGATAAAAATAGAACTAACATTAGAACTCAGTCGTTCAATGTTGGATACAGAAATAAATATTCAAAAAGGCTTAAACGAAGTAGGTTGCATCGCCAGCAAAGAAGCCTTGAAATATTTAGATACAGATGGTTCACCCTTAAAAATCGGTGAAGAAATCTGGAAGAGTAAGGGAGAGCAACCGAAAGAATATCAAACACCTTATGGTGAGGTTATAGTGAATCGTCATGTATATCAGCGTTCACCTTTGAGGAAAAACGTATTGCCCCTTAGAAAGAGAAGCAAGGATAATCATAACATCAACGCCATTATTGGCAAAACAGGTATCCTCAAAAATGTCAGGGATGGCAGGCAAAGAGGTGAAAAATGATTTATTAGAAAATCATGGTAGAAAAGTAGCGCTATCCTATATCCAAAGATTGAGTGAAGCAGTAGGAAGTGTGGTACAGGCAAAAGAAGAAGCGTGGAGTTATGCCCCGCCCAAGGAGGATAGCCAAATTGCAACAGTGGGAATAGGATTAGATGGAACCTGTATGCTGATGTGTGAGGATGGCTACCGTGAAGCAATGGTGGGAACCGTTTCCCTATACGATAGTGAGGGAGAACGTCAACAGACAATCTATCTAGGTGCGGCACCAGAGTACGGAAAAAAGAGTTTTCTAGAAAGATTGGAAAGAGAAATTGAGCGAGCGAAAAACCGTTATCCAGAGGCAAAATTTGTCGGTATAGCAGATGGTGCAGAATCAAATTGGAAGTTTTTAGAAAAGCAGACGGAAGAACAGATATTAGATTTCTATCATGCCTCTGGTTACTTAGGAGCGTTGGCAGAAGCGTTGCATCCGAATACCGTGTCAAAACAAAAAGAATGGTTGACTGAAAATTGTCGAGAACTCAAGCATGAAAAAGGAAAAGCAGGAGAACTGCTAAATCTGATGAAAGAAGTCAAAGAAGAAAAAAGTCATTCTAAGAATCTTACCGAGAAACTACAAGCGGCGATTACTTATTACGAGAATCATCAGCATCAAATGGATTATGCTGAATACTTAGAGAAAAAGTATCCGATTGGTTCAGGTGTTACGGAAGCAGCTTGTAAGACGTTGGTCAAACAACGATTATGTTGTTCAGGAATGCGATGGAAGGAAAAAGGAGCAGGAATTATTTTGAGCCTACGAGCTTTGGTATTGACCAAGGAACGATGGAGTCAATTTTGGGCAAAACTTGATCAATATGGGTTCCCTGTAGAACCCTGATTACAACAGCTTTTATCAACTAAAGGTCGCACCCGCCACGATTGAGTGGCGAAACTCTCTACCGCATTCCAGATTCCGGGATGACCATCTCCCAAAAAGGTCACTATTGGAGACAAAGGTTGAACATTGCTCCAATTCTTTAAGCCCTCTGGGTCTTGGAAAAAGGCTTCACAGACATTGCCATGAAGACTCACCAGTTTATAATCTCGCCACTGTCCCCCTTCCTTCTCCTCGCCCCGCAGACAAATCTTTCCCCCATCTATACTGACCCCCGCACTCTCTGACTGAGCTTGAGCTAAGGGCAGTTCTGTCCGTTCTACCAAGCGATGTAAACTGCTATGTCCTACTTTTATCCCCATCAACTCCTCTATATCTTCTTCTGCTTGTTGGTAGGATGTTTTCGCACTGGCTCTTAGACAGCATTTCTCTAAACCTGGACTTAAGACGATTTTTGGCGACACCTTTAGTTTTCTGGCTTGTTTTTGGCTTATTTCCACTTCTCCGACTAGGGTTTTGATTTTTCGCTTGTTTCCAGACCGTTTTTTTCCCCCTTCTGAAAAAAAAACTCCCCCATTGTTGGCCCCACAATTTCTAACATCTGGGTTCTGACTTCTACTTCGATGCTTCCAAAGTCCTTCTGTTTCTCTGGTTCCGTATATTTGCGCAGGATACGGGCTGATTCGGTGAGATGCTGTTTTAACAGTGCTTTTTCTTCTGGGGGAATCGGTAACATACTTTTTTCGCTCATCAGTTTTTTTCCATTTTACCCCAGATTCTATGTACTACTTTGTCCGGGATGTACCCAATTAGTCTTGGTCGAGTGATGGCCAAACTACCTGAGACCTCGGAAACGGTAATTGCGATGAACTTTTTGGTAATGAATCTTTCTACTCTACTTCAGAAGACAAAAAGTAAAAAGTTGTAGAGTCGTTTTTCTTGTGAAAAATGGTGTTAATTTTCCTCTCTTTTGTGAGGAGTGATTTGTGTTGACCTTTTTAGACAGAAAGGAACAATAGATTAAACAAAATCTGTATTTTGATTTGTTTCCATAAGGATAAGTTATCTATGCTTTTTCAGTCCATACTTCCCTAACCCACATTTCTTTCGTTTTTTGACTTTTTCAGCAAGCCCTATTTAAATGATTACCTTTTTTGACTCTTTCATTTACCTCGTTAAGTATTTCTACTTATTGCAAGGGTGAGATGCTCCCCCTACGCACCTCTTCACTTGTTATTCTCGTATATAATCGCGTACTTTTAAAACTTGGGTCTGTTTGACTTTTCGGCTCCACTATCGACTTTATATCTTCTAAGATATTCGGTAATTTTGTTTCTATTTTTTTGCGCCCACTACGGCTGTGAC contains:
- a CDS encoding IS1 family transposase, which gives rise to MSILKKSSMKILNDVGLCQEKEDALFKDNCPHCYSENVKIHSHYQTKGNGERKMFICQECSSCFAETYGSVIAGVETPLSEIVKVLKARMEGIGLNAAARAFGYAKTTILNWEKKLSGLQETLFLYALVNEFVKLVIEGDELYTKVGKNKEASASEGWTIVLMDRASRFIWHLKCGRKEQKLFLEAMMTVAELFERSAESLQLFTDGEKRYSQLLFNICHEVLRTGKRGRPTKVLPKGLVVRLKNKSSKRRDSEGKLKKVETPKPEHPETTEKPEEKDVHANHVEAFNSAIRRYLAAFCRRTNTYAKSVVGLQRVLDIFWMVHNFVRSHFTTREVPAVALGIIEKGLTWEDLLQIRLIS